In one Drosophila pseudoobscura strain MV-25-SWS-2005 chromosome X, UCI_Dpse_MV25, whole genome shotgun sequence genomic region, the following are encoded:
- the aos gene encoding protein giant-lens has protein sequence MHSIIFMWLLLLPLVARGTRLPLEVYELTPTTATGAAAHKSLEYTIYDAKDVATKATLSTTSSSSSSSSSSTPKPATEPLTVVSISAAPPDLQQKEKQQQKQQQQQQQQDLAESRRKARQMLQKQQQQHRLANSKHGHKEKDLRILYQVGDSEDDLPVCAPNAVCSKIDLYETPWIERQCRCPESNRLPNNVILHSHHSHQVGGSGSGSGGSAMDGGSKYRSYYDMEMLQLKRMLMGKFQDKKFESMHMKKLMQKLGAVYENDLDLDHIDQSPDYNDALPSSPYAEVEDNEYPPRVSAHMRHSGHRGLKEAAPTSYIGGCPSSLGVEDGHTIADKTRHYKMCQPVHKLPVCKHFRDYTWTLTTAAEANVTEQVVHCRCPRNSVTYLTKREPIGDGSPGYRYLFACSPLTRLRCQRKQPCKLFTVRKRQEFLDEVNINSLCQCPKGHRCPSHHTQSGVIAGESFLEDNIQTYSGYCMAND, from the exons ATGCATTCAATAATATTCAtgtggctgctcctcctgccctTGGTCGCACGGGGCACGCGCCTCCCCCTCGAGGTGTACGAACTGACGCCGACCACGGCCACGGGGGCAGCGGCGCACAAGAGCCTGGAGTACACCATTTACGATGCCAAAGATgttgcaacaaaagcaacactctccaccaccagcagcagcagcagcagcagtagtagCAGCACGCCCAAGCCTGCCACAGAGCCACTAACTGTAGTGAGCATCTCAGCAGCACCGCCAGACCTTCAGCAGAaggaaaaacagcagcaaaagcagcaacagcaacaacagcagcaggactTGGCCGAGTCCCGACGGAAGGCACGTCAAATGttgcagaaacagcagcagcaacatcgtTTGGCCAACAGCAAACACGGCCACAAGGAGAAGGACCTGCGCATACTCTACCAAGTGGGG GACTCTGAGGATGATCTGCCCGTTTGTGCACCGAATGCCGTCTGCTCCAAGATCGATCTGTACGAGACCCCGTGGATCGAGCGCCAGTGCCGCTGCCCGGAGTCGAATCGCCTGCCCAACAATGTGATCCTGCACAGCCATCACAGCCACCAGGTGggtggctccggctctggctctggtggcTCCGCCATGGATGGCGGCTCCAAGTACAGGAGCTACTACGATATGGAGATGCTCCAGCTGAAGCGAATGCTCATGGGCAAGTTCCAGGACAAGAAGTTCGAGAGCATGCACATGAAGAAGCTCATGCAGAAGCTGGGGGCCGTCTACGAGAatgatctggatctggatcacATCGACCAGTCGCCGGACTACAACGATGCCCTGCCCTCGTCCCCCTACGCAGAAGTGGAGGACAACGAGTACCCCCCACGAGTATCCGCTCACATGCGGCACTCGGGGCATCGGGGCTTGAAGGAGGCGGCCCCCACCAGCTACATTGGCGGCTGTCCCAGCAGCCTGGGCGTCGAGGATGGCCACACCATAGCGGACAAGACGCGCCACTACAAGATGTGCCAGCCAGTCCACAAATTGCCCGTGTGCAA ACACTTTCGGGACTACACTTGGACACTGACCACGGCAGCGGAGGCGAATGTCACCGAGCAGGTGGTCCACTGTCGGTGTCCCAGGAACTCGGTGACGTACCTCACGAAGAGGGAACCCATAGGCGACGGCAGTCCCGGCTATCGCTATCTCTTTGCCTGCTCTCCTCTGACG CGCCTTCGATGCCAGAGGAAGCAGCCCTGCAAGCTCTTCACGGTGCGGAAGCGGCAGGAGTTCCTCGACGAAGTGAACATCAACTCGCTCTGCCAGTGCCCCAAGGGACACCGCTGCCCCAGCCACCATACGCAGTCGGGGGTCATAGCCGGAGAGAGTTTCCTGGAGGACAACATACAGACATATTCGGGGTATTGCATGGCCAACGATTGA